A genomic window from Solanum dulcamara chromosome 11, daSolDulc1.2, whole genome shotgun sequence includes:
- the LOC129872906 gene encoding ferredoxin--NADP reductase, root-type isozyme, chloroplastic isoform X2: protein MAHSAISQVSVAVPLQTDSSFRRSTFKATSLTFSDKSCISMPSIDLKASRSRSQYIVCMSVQQASKAKVSVSPLSLEDAKEPPLNIYKPKEPYTATIVSVERIVGPKAPGETCHIVIDHDGNLPYWEGQSYGVVPPGENPKKPGSPHNVRLYSIASTRYGDSFDGKTASLCVRRAVYYDPETGKEDPSKNGVCSNFLCNAKPGDKVKITGPSGKIMLLPEDNPNATHIMIGTGTGVAPFRGYLRRMFMESVPIKFNGLAWLFLGVANTDSLLYDDEFIKYLSDYPGNFRYDRALSREQKNNKGGKMYVQDKIEEYSDEIFKLLDEGAHIYFCGLKGMMPGIQDTLKRVAEERGESWEQKLSQLKKNKQWHVEVY from the exons ATGGCTCATTCAGCTATCTCTCAG GTGTCAGTTGCGGTTCCTCTCCAAACAGATTCCTCCTTTCGAAGATCTACGTTTAAG GCTACAAGTTTAACATTCAGTGATAAATCATGCATCTCTATGCCATCTATCGATCTAAAAGCATCACGATCCAGAAGCCAATACATTGTTTGCATGTCAGTGCAACAAGCTAGCAAAGCCAAGGTTTCAGTTTCACCTTTATCACTTGAAGATGCAAAAGAACCACCCTTGAATATCTACAAGCCCAAGGAACCATACACAGCGACAATTGTCTCTGTTGAAAGGATTGTAGGCCCAAAAGCTCCAGGGGAGACTTGTCATATTGTCATTGATCATGACGGCAACCTTCCTTACTGGGAAGGGCAAAGTTATGGTGTTGTTCCTCCT GGTGAAAACCCTAAGAAACCAGGGAGTCCTCACAATGTTCGCCTATATTCAATTGCATCCACCAGATATGGGGACTCCTTTGATGGGAAAACTGCCAGCTTGTGTGTCAGACGAGCTGTCTACTATGATCCTGAGACAGGAAAAGAAGACCCATCCAAAAATGGTGTTTGCAGTAACTTCCTATGCAATGCAAAGCCTGGTGACAAAGTGAAGATCACAG GTCCTTCTGGTAAGATAATGCTTCTACCTGAAGATAATCCAAATGCCACACACATCATGATTGGAACTGGAACTGGTGTGGCTCCCTTCAGAGGCTACCTTCGTCGTATGTTCATGGAGTCGGTTCCAATCAAGTTTAATGGCCTTGCTTGGCTTTTCCTTGGGGTTGCAAACACTGACAGCCTTCTATACGACGATGAGTTCATCAAGTATCTCAGTGACTACCCAGGTAATTTCAGATATGACCGTGCTCTTAGCCGAGAACAAAAGAACAATAAAGGGGGGAAGATGTATGTTCAGGATAAAATTGAAGAATACAGCGACGAGATCTTCAAACTGCTGGATGAAGGGGCCCACATCTATTTCTGTGGGTTGAAGGGTATGATGCCCGGAATCCAGGATACCCTTAAGAGGGTTGCTGAGGAGAGAGGTGAGAGCTGGGAGCAGAAGCTTTCACAACTCAAAAAGAACAAGCAATGGCATGTTGAAGTCTACTAA
- the LOC129872906 gene encoding ferredoxin--NADP reductase, root-type isozyme, chloroplastic isoform X1, with the protein MAHSAISQVTPLQFSLSTSKKDSLVSVAVPLQTDSSFRRSTFKATSLTFSDKSCISMPSIDLKASRSRSQYIVCMSVQQASKAKVSVSPLSLEDAKEPPLNIYKPKEPYTATIVSVERIVGPKAPGETCHIVIDHDGNLPYWEGQSYGVVPPGENPKKPGSPHNVRLYSIASTRYGDSFDGKTASLCVRRAVYYDPETGKEDPSKNGVCSNFLCNAKPGDKVKITGPSGKIMLLPEDNPNATHIMIGTGTGVAPFRGYLRRMFMESVPIKFNGLAWLFLGVANTDSLLYDDEFIKYLSDYPGNFRYDRALSREQKNNKGGKMYVQDKIEEYSDEIFKLLDEGAHIYFCGLKGMMPGIQDTLKRVAEERGESWEQKLSQLKKNKQWHVEVY; encoded by the exons ATGGCTCATTCAGCTATCTCTCAGGTCACTCCACTTCAATTTTCTTTATCTACTTCAAAAAAAGATTCGTTG GTGTCAGTTGCGGTTCCTCTCCAAACAGATTCCTCCTTTCGAAGATCTACGTTTAAG GCTACAAGTTTAACATTCAGTGATAAATCATGCATCTCTATGCCATCTATCGATCTAAAAGCATCACGATCCAGAAGCCAATACATTGTTTGCATGTCAGTGCAACAAGCTAGCAAAGCCAAGGTTTCAGTTTCACCTTTATCACTTGAAGATGCAAAAGAACCACCCTTGAATATCTACAAGCCCAAGGAACCATACACAGCGACAATTGTCTCTGTTGAAAGGATTGTAGGCCCAAAAGCTCCAGGGGAGACTTGTCATATTGTCATTGATCATGACGGCAACCTTCCTTACTGGGAAGGGCAAAGTTATGGTGTTGTTCCTCCT GGTGAAAACCCTAAGAAACCAGGGAGTCCTCACAATGTTCGCCTATATTCAATTGCATCCACCAGATATGGGGACTCCTTTGATGGGAAAACTGCCAGCTTGTGTGTCAGACGAGCTGTCTACTATGATCCTGAGACAGGAAAAGAAGACCCATCCAAAAATGGTGTTTGCAGTAACTTCCTATGCAATGCAAAGCCTGGTGACAAAGTGAAGATCACAG GTCCTTCTGGTAAGATAATGCTTCTACCTGAAGATAATCCAAATGCCACACACATCATGATTGGAACTGGAACTGGTGTGGCTCCCTTCAGAGGCTACCTTCGTCGTATGTTCATGGAGTCGGTTCCAATCAAGTTTAATGGCCTTGCTTGGCTTTTCCTTGGGGTTGCAAACACTGACAGCCTTCTATACGACGATGAGTTCATCAAGTATCTCAGTGACTACCCAGGTAATTTCAGATATGACCGTGCTCTTAGCCGAGAACAAAAGAACAATAAAGGGGGGAAGATGTATGTTCAGGATAAAATTGAAGAATACAGCGACGAGATCTTCAAACTGCTGGATGAAGGGGCCCACATCTATTTCTGTGGGTTGAAGGGTATGATGCCCGGAATCCAGGATACCCTTAAGAGGGTTGCTGAGGAGAGAGGTGAGAGCTGGGAGCAGAAGCTTTCACAACTCAAAAAGAACAAGCAATGGCATGTTGAAGTCTACTAA